The following are encoded together in the Streptomyces flavofungini genome:
- a CDS encoding alpha-mannosidase → MHDDRRLVEGRLKRVLDERIRPAVYPHSVPLDVAVWNAPGEPVPVAEGLAAEPEPTAVGARWGAPWGTSWFRVTGTVPPEWAGRTVEAILDLGFDENMPGFQCEGLVYRPDGTPVKGLNPRNQWVRIATPAQGGEEVRLHIEAASNPVILDYHPFLPTQLGDKDTAGSEPQYRLERMDLAVFDETVWQLVVDLEVLGELMEELPEDSGRRHEILRAVDRALDAVDLQDVNGSAGAARAELEGVLAAPAHDSAHRISAVGHAHIDSAWLWPLRETVRKVARTTSNMTALLEDEPDFVFAMSQAQQWAWVKEHRPEVWAKVKKAVADGRFVPTGGMWVESDTNMPGSEAMARQFVHGKRFFIEEFGVENDEAWLPDTFGFAAGLPQIIKAAGAKWLLTQKISWSQTNKFPHHTFQWEGIDGTRIFTHFPPVDTYNCSMKGSEIAHAAKNFKDKGVARHSLAPTGWGDGGGGTTREMIAKAGRLRNLEGSATVQWETPAAFFEKAEAEYPNAPVWVGELYLELHRATLTSQAGTKQGNRLSEHLLREAELWAATAAVRAGFPYPYEELDRIWKTVLLHQFHDILPGSSIAWVHREARATYAAVAADLNGIITAAQRALAGEGGSTLVFNSAPHTRDGVPAGGAAQPVAAGQSAIAARAGGGYVLDNGLLRVEIDGRGLVVSAYDIEAGRETVAPGHAANLPQLHADFPNMWDAWDVDEFYRNSVTDLTDAEEVVPGEGASVRVVRAFGSSRMTQVLTLAPGERRLDIDTEVDWHETEKFLKLAFPLDVHAERYASETQFGHFHRPTHTNTSWEAAKFEACNHRFVHVEEPGWGVALVNDSTYGHDVTRDVRDSDAGTTTTVRVSLLRAPRFPDPETDQGTHRFRHALAPGATIGDAVREGYRINLPVRTLTGGAPVAPLVGVDNDAVVVTAVKLADDGSGDVVVRFHESRGGRAKATLAVGFPAGSVAVTDLLERPLAGVAAPELAGGEVAVSLRAFELVTLRFTRA, encoded by the coding sequence ATGCACGACGACCGCCGCCTCGTGGAGGGCCGCCTCAAGCGCGTCCTCGACGAGCGCATCCGCCCCGCCGTCTACCCCCACTCCGTCCCCCTGGACGTAGCAGTCTGGAACGCCCCGGGCGAACCGGTCCCCGTGGCCGAAGGCCTGGCCGCGGAACCGGAGCCGACCGCGGTGGGCGCCCGTTGGGGCGCCCCGTGGGGCACCAGCTGGTTCCGGGTGACGGGCACGGTCCCGCCGGAGTGGGCGGGCAGGACAGTCGAGGCGATCCTGGACCTCGGCTTCGACGAGAACATGCCGGGCTTCCAGTGCGAGGGCCTGGTGTACCGCCCGGACGGCACCCCGGTGAAGGGCCTGAACCCCCGCAACCAGTGGGTGCGGATAGCGACCCCGGCCCAGGGCGGGGAAGAGGTGCGCCTGCACATCGAGGCGGCGTCCAACCCGGTGATCCTCGACTACCACCCCTTCCTGCCGACGCAGCTGGGCGACAAGGACACGGCGGGCAGTGAGCCCCAGTACCGCCTGGAGCGCATGGACCTCGCGGTGTTCGACGAGACGGTGTGGCAGCTGGTCGTCGACCTGGAGGTCCTGGGCGAGCTGATGGAGGAGCTGCCGGAGGACTCCGGCCGCCGCCACGAGATCCTGCGGGCCGTCGACCGCGCCCTGGACGCGGTCGACCTCCAGGACGTCAACGGTTCGGCGGGCGCAGCCCGAGCCGAACTGGAGGGCGTCCTCGCCGCACCCGCCCACGATTCCGCCCACCGCATCAGCGCCGTCGGCCACGCGCACATCGACTCCGCCTGGCTGTGGCCGCTGCGCGAGACGGTGCGCAAGGTGGCGCGGACGACGTCGAACATGACGGCGCTCCTGGAGGACGAGCCGGACTTCGTCTTCGCCATGTCGCAGGCGCAGCAGTGGGCGTGGGTCAAGGAGCACCGGCCCGAGGTGTGGGCGAAGGTCAAGAAGGCCGTGGCCGACGGGCGGTTCGTGCCGACCGGCGGCATGTGGGTGGAGTCGGACACGAACATGCCGGGCTCGGAGGCGATGGCCCGTCAGTTCGTCCACGGCAAGCGGTTCTTCATCGAGGAGTTCGGCGTCGAGAACGACGAGGCGTGGCTGCCGGACACCTTCGGCTTCGCGGCCGGACTGCCGCAGATCATCAAGGCGGCGGGCGCCAAGTGGCTGCTCACGCAGAAGATCTCGTGGTCGCAGACCAACAAGTTCCCGCACCACACCTTCCAGTGGGAGGGCATCGACGGCACCCGGATCTTCACGCACTTCCCGCCCGTGGACACGTACAACTGCTCCATGAAGGGCAGCGAGATCGCGCACGCGGCCAAGAACTTCAAGGACAAGGGCGTCGCCCGGCACTCGCTCGCGCCCACCGGCTGGGGCGACGGGGGCGGCGGCACCACCCGCGAGATGATCGCCAAGGCGGGGCGGCTGCGGAACCTGGAGGGCTCGGCCACCGTTCAGTGGGAGACCCCGGCCGCGTTCTTCGAGAAGGCCGAGGCCGAGTACCCGAACGCCCCGGTGTGGGTCGGCGAGCTGTACCTGGAGCTGCACCGCGCCACGCTCACCAGCCAGGCCGGCACCAAGCAGGGCAACCGCCTGAGCGAGCACCTGCTGCGGGAGGCGGAGCTGTGGGCCGCGACGGCCGCGGTGCGCGCCGGATTCCCGTACCCGTACGAGGAGTTGGACCGGATCTGGAAGACGGTGCTGCTGCACCAGTTCCACGACATCCTGCCCGGCTCGTCGATCGCCTGGGTGCACCGCGAGGCCCGCGCGACCTACGCGGCGGTCGCCGCCGACCTCAACGGCATCATCACCGCGGCCCAGCGCGCCCTCGCCGGCGAGGGCGGCAGCACCCTGGTGTTCAACTCCGCGCCGCACACCCGCGACGGCGTCCCCGCGGGCGGCGCCGCTCAGCCCGTGGCCGCGGGCCAGTCCGCCATCGCCGCCCGCGCCGGCGGCGGGTACGTCCTCGACAACGGCCTGCTGCGCGTCGAGATCGACGGGCGTGGCCTGGTCGTGTCCGCGTACGACATCGAGGCGGGGCGCGAGACCGTCGCGCCGGGGCACGCCGCGAACCTGCCGCAGCTGCACGCCGACTTCCCGAACATGTGGGACGCCTGGGACGTCGACGAGTTCTACCGGAACTCCGTCACGGACCTGACGGACGCCGAGGAGGTCGTGCCCGGCGAGGGCGCGTCGGTCCGGGTCGTGCGCGCCTTCGGTTCGTCCCGCATGACGCAGGTCCTGACCCTCGCGCCCGGCGAGCGGCGCCTGGACATCGACACCGAGGTCGACTGGCACGAGACGGAGAAGTTCCTCAAGCTGGCCTTCCCGCTCGACGTGCACGCCGAGCGGTACGCCTCGGAGACCCAGTTCGGGCACTTCCACCGGCCCACCCATACCAACACCAGCTGGGAGGCCGCCAAGTTCGAGGCCTGCAACCACCGCTTCGTGCACGTCGAGGAGCCGGGCTGGGGCGTCGCCCTCGTCAACGACTCGACGTACGGTCACGACGTCACCCGCGACGTCCGCGACAGCGACGCCGGTACGACCACCACGGTGCGCGTTTCGCTGCTGCGCGCCCCGCGCTTCCCCGACCCCGAGACCGACCAGGGCACGCACCGCTTCCGGCACGCGCTCGCGCCCGGCGCGACCATCGGCGACGCGGTCCGCGAGGGCTACCGGATCAACCTGCCCGTGCGGACCCTCACCGGCGGCGCGCCCGTCGCTCCGCTGGTCGGCGTCGACAACGACGCCGTCGTGGTCACCGCGGTCAAGCTCGCCGACGACGGCAGCGGCGACGTGGTCGTCCGCTTCCACGAGTCCCGGGGCGGGCGGGCGAAGGCCACCCTCGCCGTGGGCTTCCCGGCCGGTTCGGTCGCGGTGACCGACCTCCTTGAGCGGCCGCTGGCCGGTGTGGCGGCCCCGGAGCTCGCGGGCGGTGAAGTGGCCGTGTCCCTGCGGGCGTTCGAGCTGGTCACGCTGCGGTTCACGCGCGCCTGA
- a CDS encoding glycoside hydrolase 5 family protein, with product MTSDDQRGAAPAAPPRFGANYTPSQGWFHHWLDFDLDAVRRDLDAVAALGLDHVRVFPIWPYFQPNRTLIRPRAVEQLVALADAAAERGLDVNVDGLQGHLSSFDFLPAWTQTWHRRNLFTDPDVISGQRAYLRTLAAALADRPNFIGMTIGNEINQFAAGPHPDPDRITPEQADAWLRAVLAACEEGAPGRLHLHAEYDAAWYQDDQPFTPAQAARLGAVTAVHSWVFNGTAQRHGRDGVATGQHAAYMIELSKAWALEPGRSVWLQEVGAPAPLIPAVDAAAFTEATVTAALDCADVWGVTWWCSHDVSRSLADFPELEYSLGLLTNDGRVKPAGESLARLAKEWRGGRPAPAPRTTALVVDAGPDLTRRSVCAPGGAVFESFARLVADGVRPAFVLAERAEDPVHLAARGIEEVVRPSEVLG from the coding sequence ATGACGTCTGACGACCAGCGCGGCGCGGCCCCCGCCGCACCGCCCCGCTTTGGCGCCAACTACACCCCGAGCCAGGGGTGGTTCCACCACTGGCTGGACTTCGACCTCGACGCCGTACGCCGTGACCTCGACGCCGTCGCCGCCCTCGGGCTCGACCACGTCCGGGTCTTCCCGATCTGGCCGTACTTCCAGCCCAACCGCACCCTGATCCGGCCGCGCGCCGTCGAGCAGCTCGTCGCGCTCGCCGACGCCGCCGCCGAGCGCGGCCTCGACGTCAACGTCGACGGGCTCCAGGGCCATCTGTCGAGCTTCGACTTCCTGCCCGCGTGGACGCAGACCTGGCACCGGCGCAACCTCTTCACCGACCCGGACGTGATCTCGGGACAGCGCGCGTACCTGCGCACCCTCGCCGCCGCGCTCGCCGACCGGCCCAACTTCATCGGCATGACCATCGGCAACGAGATCAACCAGTTCGCCGCCGGGCCGCACCCCGACCCCGACCGCATCACCCCCGAGCAGGCCGACGCCTGGCTGCGCGCGGTCCTCGCCGCCTGCGAGGAGGGCGCCCCCGGGCGGCTGCACCTGCACGCCGAGTACGACGCCGCCTGGTACCAGGACGACCAGCCCTTCACGCCCGCCCAGGCCGCCCGGCTCGGCGCCGTCACCGCCGTCCACTCCTGGGTCTTCAACGGCACCGCCCAGCGGCACGGGCGCGACGGCGTCGCCACCGGGCAGCACGCCGCCTACATGATCGAGCTCTCCAAGGCCTGGGCCCTCGAACCGGGCCGGTCCGTCTGGCTCCAGGAGGTCGGCGCGCCCGCCCCCCTCATTCCCGCCGTGGACGCCGCCGCCTTCACCGAGGCCACCGTCACCGCCGCGCTCGACTGCGCGGACGTGTGGGGGGTGACGTGGTGGTGCTCCCACGACGTCTCCCGCTCCCTCGCCGACTTCCCCGAACTCGAGTACAGCCTCGGACTGCTCACCAACGACGGGCGCGTCAAGCCCGCCGGGGAGTCCCTCGCGCGGCTCGCCAAGGAGTGGCGCGGCGGGCGTCCGGCGCCCGCGCCCCGGACGACCGCGCTCGTCGTCGACGCCGGCCCCGACCTCACGCGGCGGTCCGTGTGCGCGCCCGGCGGGGCCGTGTTCGAGTCCTTCGCCCGGCTCGTGGCGGACGGGGTCCGGCCCGCGTTCGTCCTCGCGGAGCGCGCGGAGGATCCGGTCCACCTCGCCGCTCGGGGCATCGAGGAGGTGGTGCGGCCGTCCGAGGTCCTGGGCTGA
- a CDS encoding carbohydrate ABC transporter permease, which yields MPLWELALRYTLLLVVLALMIGPFLWQLSTSLKGPHENIFSSPPSFLPSDPTLHNYERVADTIPVWDYALNSLKVAAANVLTNCVGAALAGYALARLRYRGRKAATLVFILAMLVPVEGIIIAQFTTMRDLNLNNTLIGVLLPGCISALNVLLMRNAFLNLPYEIEEAAFVDGANVWQRFFRIALPAVKGTLAVVAIFAFMGAWDDFLWPLIVLSDPDKFTLTIGLNYLHGTFANDERLVAAGTVIAVLPLIVLFACLQRYFFRGVGEGAVKG from the coding sequence ATGCCCCTGTGGGAGCTGGCTCTGCGCTACACCCTCCTGCTCGTCGTGCTCGCCCTGATGATCGGGCCGTTCCTCTGGCAGCTCTCGACGTCCCTCAAGGGCCCGCACGAGAACATCTTCAGTTCCCCGCCGAGCTTCCTGCCCTCCGACCCGACCCTGCACAACTACGAACGCGTCGCCGACACGATCCCCGTCTGGGACTACGCCCTCAACTCCCTGAAGGTCGCCGCCGCGAACGTCCTCACCAACTGCGTGGGCGCCGCCCTCGCCGGCTACGCCCTGGCCAGGCTGCGCTACCGCGGCCGCAAAGCCGCCACGCTCGTGTTCATCCTCGCCATGCTGGTGCCCGTCGAAGGCATCATCATCGCCCAGTTCACGACGATGCGGGACCTGAACCTCAACAACACCCTCATCGGCGTGCTGCTGCCCGGCTGTATCTCCGCCCTCAACGTCCTCCTGATGCGCAACGCCTTCCTCAACCTCCCCTACGAGATCGAGGAAGCCGCCTTCGTCGACGGCGCGAACGTGTGGCAGCGGTTCTTCCGCATCGCCCTTCCCGCCGTGAAGGGCACCCTCGCCGTCGTCGCCATCTTCGCCTTCATGGGCGCCTGGGACGACTTCCTGTGGCCGCTCATCGTGCTCAGCGACCCCGACAAGTTCACGCTCACCATCGGCCTCAACTACCTGCACGGCACCTTCGCCAACGACGAACGCCTCGTCGCCGCGGGCACCGTGATCGCCGTCCTGCCGCTGATCGTGCTCTTCGCCTGCCTCCAGCGGTACTTCTTCCGCGGCGTCGGCGAGGGAGCGGTCAAGGGCTGA
- a CDS encoding carbohydrate ABC transporter permease, whose protein sequence is MKSTTAASAPATARPSRAREAAAPPARRRVRRQLVTSPWLFAAPGLAIVGIFILYPFVSTVINSFTDKRQLVEGKYVGLANFRELLHDDMFWIGLRNSTLYVLVVVPALVLLPLLLALLVQKQIPGITFFRSAFYTPVVASIVVVGLIWVWMLDERGLVNAVLEAVGAGKVGFLSDQWLLLFSAMAVTVWKGLGYYMIIYLAALANVPRELHEAAAVDGAGPVRRFLSVTVPAVRSTMVLVAALSSVAAFKVFSEVYLMAGPTGGPAGEDTTLVMLVQRTGTGLTGRVGYASAISVVIFVVTVVLMLLVLRADRKEDR, encoded by the coding sequence ATGAAGAGCACAACAGCCGCATCCGCACCGGCCACCGCCCGCCCCTCCAGGGCGCGGGAAGCCGCCGCCCCACCGGCGCGCCGCCGCGTCCGCCGTCAACTCGTCACCAGCCCCTGGTTGTTCGCCGCCCCCGGCCTCGCGATCGTCGGCATCTTCATCCTCTATCCGTTCGTCAGCACCGTCATCAACTCCTTCACCGACAAACGGCAGTTGGTCGAGGGCAAGTACGTCGGGCTCGCGAACTTCCGCGAGCTGCTGCACGACGACATGTTCTGGATCGGCCTGCGCAACAGCACGCTGTACGTCCTGGTGGTGGTGCCCGCCCTGGTCCTGCTTCCGCTGTTGCTCGCGCTGCTCGTGCAGAAGCAGATCCCCGGCATCACGTTCTTCCGGTCGGCCTTCTACACCCCGGTGGTCGCCTCCATCGTCGTGGTCGGCCTGATCTGGGTGTGGATGCTCGACGAACGCGGCCTGGTGAACGCCGTCCTGGAGGCGGTGGGCGCCGGGAAGGTCGGCTTCCTCAGCGACCAGTGGCTGCTGCTCTTCTCCGCCATGGCCGTCACGGTCTGGAAGGGCCTCGGCTACTACATGATCATTTACCTCGCGGCGCTCGCCAACGTGCCCCGCGAACTGCACGAGGCCGCCGCCGTGGACGGCGCGGGACCGGTCCGCCGGTTCCTCTCCGTCACCGTCCCGGCCGTCCGCTCCACCATGGTCCTGGTCGCCGCGCTGTCCTCCGTCGCCGCCTTCAAGGTCTTCTCCGAGGTGTATCTGATGGCGGGCCCGACGGGCGGACCCGCGGGCGAGGACACCACCCTCGTCATGCTGGTCCAGCGCACCGGCACCGGCCTCACCGGTCGCGTCGGCTACGCCTCCGCGATCTCCGTGGTCATCTTCGTCGTCACCGTCGTGCTGATGCTGCTCGTGCTGCGCGCGGACCGGAAGGAGGACAGGTGA
- a CDS encoding extracellular solute-binding protein, translated as MLPLSACGGGDEGGSSDASGKVEGEITFQTWNLKANFKSYFEGLIDDFEQKYPDAKVKWVDQPGEGYADKISADAAGGTLPDVVNVSPDLVAPLAKAGIALDLDKSAGKYEKEYLPGAWKSHQVPGLQGTYAFPWYLNTGPLFYNKRLFKEAGLDPNKPPKTYDELFADAEELAEKSKGKVATLANVPTIEDFGRYGVPLMNKEGTGFTFNDAKGVELLTKYKELYDAKALDGQALTATPESTGKKFLTEAVAMNPGSALDLEKFKKDAPRLYKNIGITPQISSTGKDNMYVMGVMVNTRTKRTPAAVAFAHFVTDAQRQMSFAKKVAIFPSTKGSLDDPYFTKRDGSDETRVRIAAAKSLKTAVNYTPVLFSEQMKVELRNAVARALQGKQSPEEALDNAVKACDRLLKQS; from the coding sequence ATGCTGCCGCTGAGCGCGTGCGGCGGCGGCGACGAGGGCGGCTCTTCCGACGCCTCCGGCAAGGTCGAGGGCGAGATCACCTTCCAGACCTGGAACCTGAAGGCCAACTTCAAGTCGTACTTCGAGGGTCTGATCGACGACTTCGAGCAGAAGTACCCGGACGCGAAGGTGAAGTGGGTCGACCAGCCCGGCGAGGGCTACGCCGACAAGATCAGCGCCGACGCCGCCGGGGGCACCCTGCCCGACGTCGTGAACGTCTCGCCCGACCTGGTGGCCCCGCTCGCCAAGGCCGGTATCGCCCTCGACCTCGACAAGTCGGCGGGCAAGTACGAGAAGGAGTACCTGCCGGGCGCCTGGAAGAGCCACCAGGTGCCGGGCCTTCAGGGCACGTACGCCTTCCCCTGGTACCTGAACACCGGGCCGCTGTTCTACAACAAGCGACTGTTCAAGGAAGCCGGCCTGGACCCGAACAAGCCGCCGAAGACCTACGACGAGCTGTTCGCCGACGCCGAGGAGCTGGCGGAGAAGAGCAAGGGCAAGGTCGCCACCCTCGCCAACGTCCCGACGATCGAGGACTTCGGGCGCTACGGCGTGCCCCTGATGAACAAGGAAGGCACCGGGTTCACCTTCAACGACGCCAAGGGCGTCGAACTCCTCACCAAGTACAAGGAGTTGTACGACGCCAAGGCCCTGGACGGCCAGGCGCTGACGGCCACCCCGGAGTCGACCGGCAAGAAGTTTCTCACCGAGGCCGTCGCCATGAACCCGGGCAGCGCCCTGGACCTGGAGAAGTTCAAGAAGGACGCGCCGCGGCTCTACAAGAACATCGGCATCACGCCGCAGATCAGCAGCACCGGCAAGGACAACATGTACGTGATGGGCGTGATGGTGAACACCCGCACCAAGCGGACGCCCGCCGCCGTCGCCTTCGCGCACTTCGTCACCGACGCGCAGCGCCAGATGTCCTTCGCCAAGAAGGTCGCCATCTTCCCCAGCACCAAGGGCTCCCTGGACGACCCGTACTTCACCAAGCGGGACGGTTCGGACGAGACCCGGGTGCGCATCGCCGCCGCCAAGTCCCTGAAGACAGCCGTGAACTACACGCCCGTCCTGTTCAGCGAGCAGATGAAGGTCGAGCTGCGCAATGCCGTCGCCCGCGCGCTGCAGGGCAAGCAGAGCCCCGAGGAAGCGCTTGACAACGCTGTCAAGGCTTGCGACCGGCTGCTGAAGCAGAGCTGA
- a CDS encoding LacI family DNA-binding transcriptional regulator: MKDIARRAGVSESAVSFALNDRPGVSDITRDRVRRVAEQLGWRPSTAARALSGEGAATVGLVVARPAATLGVDSFFLQLISGVQEVLAERQLGLLFQVVEDVEAECAVYRRWWAEHRVDGVLVVDPRTDDPRPALLADLGIPAVVTGGVPDPESAPRPGLSTVWADDAGAMASVVGHLHALGHRRVVHIAGLPGLAHTERRIRTLRAEADRRGLTEVRSVTTDYSDSEGAAVTRRVLGSQTPPTALVYDNDVMAVAGVAAAASLGFGVPDDVSVVAWEDSALCRMVHPWLTALSRDTVSFGRTAARELLGLLDDGPSGTVQVPLPRLIERESTGAVRGAASG; the protein is encoded by the coding sequence ATGAAGGACATCGCACGGCGCGCCGGAGTCTCCGAGAGCGCCGTCTCCTTCGCGCTCAACGACCGTCCCGGAGTCTCCGACATCACCCGCGACCGGGTGCGCAGGGTCGCGGAGCAGCTGGGCTGGCGCCCGAGCACCGCGGCCCGCGCCCTGTCCGGCGAGGGCGCGGCGACGGTCGGCCTGGTGGTGGCCCGGCCCGCGGCCACGCTCGGCGTCGACTCCTTCTTCCTCCAGCTGATCTCCGGCGTTCAGGAGGTCCTGGCCGAGCGCCAACTGGGCCTGCTCTTCCAGGTCGTGGAGGACGTCGAGGCGGAGTGCGCGGTGTACCGGCGCTGGTGGGCCGAGCACCGCGTCGACGGGGTGCTCGTCGTGGACCCGCGCACGGACGACCCGCGGCCCGCACTGCTCGCGGACCTGGGCATTCCGGCGGTCGTGACCGGCGGTGTGCCCGACCCCGAGAGCGCGCCGCGCCCGGGTCTGTCCACGGTCTGGGCCGACGACGCGGGCGCGATGGCGTCCGTCGTCGGCCATCTGCACGCCCTCGGCCACCGCCGCGTCGTGCACATCGCCGGGCTGCCCGGCCTCGCGCACACCGAGCGCCGCATCCGCACCCTGCGGGCGGAGGCGGACCGGCGCGGCCTCACCGAGGTGCGCTCGGTGACCACGGACTACTCCGACTCCGAGGGCGCGGCGGTCACACGCCGCGTCCTCGGCTCGCAGACCCCGCCGACGGCCCTGGTCTACGACAACGACGTGATGGCCGTGGCCGGGGTGGCCGCGGCCGCCTCCCTCGGCTTCGGCGTGCCGGACGATGTGTCGGTGGTGGCCTGGGAGGACTCGGCGCTGTGCCGCATGGTGCACCCGTGGCTCACCGCGCTGTCCCGCGACACGGTGTCCTTCGGCCGCACGGCGGCGCGCGAACTCCTCGGACTCCTCGACGACGGCCCTTCCGGGACGGTGCAGGTGCCGCTTCCTCGGCTGATCGAGCGGGAGAGCACGGGGGCGGTGCGGGGGGCGGCGTCGGGCTGA
- a CDS encoding phosphotransferase — MDRTETRRISAALGREMVGARPLAGGFSHETVLLDVAGGGHVVARLGGAAPVVEAAVMAAGRARVPVPEVLRVLPAVVEPDEARAVMVLEYVPGTPLSHVLAGGGVDRDSLAALGAEVGRVVARVGTVTFDRPGFFTDERLTVGRDEQPWSRQLPEVAEACVAAVPGRRLDVATRRAWVKLCEAHAPALERVDHLACLVHADVNPKNILVSRAGAGWRVDAVLDWEFAYSGCPYGDAANMLRFGDAYPDGFLDGFREGFRTGEHAHPLASDWEYLGRVLDLFALSDLVTRPEGHEVADAAAEVVRRWVVRPFT, encoded by the coding sequence ATGGATCGGACGGAGACACGGCGGATCAGTGCGGCGCTCGGCCGTGAGATGGTCGGGGCGCGCCCGCTGGCGGGTGGGTTCTCCCACGAGACGGTGCTGCTGGACGTCGCCGGCGGCGGGCACGTGGTCGCGCGGCTCGGCGGCGCCGCGCCCGTCGTGGAGGCCGCCGTGATGGCCGCGGGGCGCGCCCGGGTGCCCGTGCCCGAGGTCCTGCGCGTACTGCCCGCCGTGGTGGAACCGGACGAGGCCCGTGCCGTGATGGTCCTGGAGTACGTGCCGGGGACGCCGCTCAGTCACGTGCTGGCGGGCGGCGGGGTCGACCGGGACTCCCTCGCCGCGCTCGGCGCCGAGGTCGGGCGGGTCGTCGCCCGCGTCGGGACCGTGACGTTCGACCGGCCCGGCTTCTTCACGGACGAGCGGCTCACCGTCGGGCGGGACGAGCAGCCCTGGTCACGGCAGTTGCCCGAGGTCGCCGAGGCGTGCGTGGCCGCGGTGCCCGGACGGCGGCTCGACGTCGCCACGCGGCGGGCCTGGGTGAAGCTGTGCGAGGCGCACGCGCCCGCCCTGGAGCGCGTCGACCACCTCGCGTGTCTGGTGCACGCCGACGTCAATCCCAAGAACATCCTGGTGTCACGGGCGGGTGCGGGCTGGCGCGTGGACGCCGTCCTGGACTGGGAGTTCGCCTACTCCGGCTGTCCGTACGGGGACGCGGCGAACATGCTGCGGTTCGGGGACGCCTACCCCGACGGCTTCCTCGACGGCTTCCGCGAGGGGTTCCGCACGGGGGAGCATGCCCATCCGCTCGCCTCGGACTGGGAGTACCTGGGCCGGGTCCTCGACCTGTTCGCCCTCAGCGACCTCGTGACACGGCCGGAGGGCCACGAGGTGGCGGACGCGGCGGCCGAGGTGGTCCGGCGGTGGGTGGTGCGGCCGTTCACATGA
- a CDS encoding class I SAM-dependent methyltransferase has translation MAADHFQDPRLAALYDPLDPDRGDLDPYLRLAEELGARQVLDIGCGTGVFALLLAARGVDVVGVDPAGASLDVARAKAGAERVRWIHGDATALPPLRADLATMTANVAQAITDPGEWRATLEGARTALRPGGHLVFETRVPARRAWEEWNREASYGVTDVPGVGAVESWVDLVGVEGPLVTFRWSYLFASDGQVLTSDSTLRFREREEVEADLADAGYALVDVRDAPDRPGREFVFLARSPAPLM, from the coding sequence ATGGCAGCCGACCACTTCCAGGACCCGCGCCTGGCCGCGCTCTACGACCCGCTCGACCCCGATCGCGGTGACCTGGACCCGTATCTGCGCCTCGCCGAGGAGCTCGGGGCGCGGCAGGTCCTGGACATCGGCTGCGGCACCGGCGTGTTCGCGCTGCTCCTCGCCGCTCGGGGCGTCGACGTCGTCGGCGTCGACCCGGCCGGGGCCTCCCTCGACGTGGCCAGGGCCAAGGCGGGCGCCGAGCGGGTGCGGTGGATCCACGGCGACGCGACCGCGCTGCCCCCGCTCCGGGCCGACCTCGCGACGATGACGGCGAACGTCGCCCAGGCGATCACCGATCCGGGGGAGTGGCGGGCGACCCTGGAGGGAGCCCGCACCGCGCTGCGTCCGGGCGGGCACCTCGTGTTCGAGACCCGCGTTCCGGCGCGGCGCGCCTGGGAGGAGTGGAACCGCGAGGCCTCGTACGGCGTGACGGATGTGCCCGGCGTCGGCGCGGTCGAGAGCTGGGTGGACCTGGTCGGCGTCGAGGGGCCGCTGGTGACGTTCCGGTGGAGTTATCTCTTCGCCTCGGACGGGCAGGTCCTCACGTCGGACTCGACGCTGCGGTTCCGCGAGCGCGAGGAGGTCGAGGCGGACCTGGCCGACGCGGGGTACGCGCTGGTGGACGTACGCGACGCGCCCGACCGGCCGGGCAGGGAGTTCGTGTTCCTCGCCCGCAGCCCCGCCCCCCTCATGTGA
- a CDS encoding helix-turn-helix transcriptional regulator has protein sequence MNVSAAQRRLLVGRMRDADVPGTAADDAALFTALTDGQADFLPLPQPTSRAARAVAGALLRHPDDPRTASEWAERLFTSSTSLRRAFRAETGLAFSEWRTRLRLNHSLTLLAQGHRVGAVAASVGFVSTNGYILAFRKHFGRTPGAYARARTESGVSGVSASAALRGRSAG, from the coding sequence GTGAACGTCAGCGCGGCCCAGCGGCGCCTGCTCGTGGGGCGCATGCGCGACGCCGACGTACCGGGCACCGCGGCCGACGACGCCGCCCTGTTCACCGCCCTGACGGACGGGCAGGCGGACTTCCTGCCGCTGCCGCAGCCCACGAGCCGCGCGGCCCGGGCGGTCGCCGGGGCGCTGCTGCGGCACCCCGACGACCCGCGGACCGCGTCCGAGTGGGCGGAGCGCCTCTTCACCAGCTCCACCAGCCTGCGCCGCGCCTTCCGCGCGGAGACCGGGCTCGCCTTCTCCGAGTGGCGCACCCGGCTGCGCCTCAACCACTCCCTGACGCTCCTCGCCCAGGGGCACCGAGTGGGCGCGGTCGCGGCGAGCGTGGGGTTCGTGAGCACGAACGGCTACATCCTCGCGTTCCGCAAGCACTTCGGGCGTACGCCGGGTGCCTACGCGCGGGCGCGGACGGAGAGCGGCGTTTCCGGAGTCAGTGCTTCCGCAGCTCTGCGGGGGCGCTCCGCGGGGTGA